One window from the genome of Populus alba chromosome 15, ASM523922v2, whole genome shotgun sequence encodes:
- the LOC118057591 gene encoding nucleolar protein 56 encodes MALYLLYETSSGYSLFQASGIDEIGQNTEAVRNSVSDLNRFGKVVQLTAFHPFDSALDALNQINSVSEGIMTDELRNFLELNLPKVKEGKKAKFSLGVAEPKIGSHIFEVTKIPCQSNDFVHELLRGVRLHFERFIKDLKPGDLEKAQLGLGHSYSRAKVKFNVNRVDNMVIQAIFLLDTLDKDVNSFAMRVREWYSWHFPELAKIVNDNYLYAKLAKFIDDKSKLSEDKLPELTDLLGDEDKAKEVVEAAKASMGQDLSPIDLINVQQFAQRVMDLSEYRKKLHEYLITKMNDIAPNLASLIGEMVGARLISHAGSLTNLAKCPSSTLQILGAEKALFRALKTRGNTPKYGLIFHSSFIGRASARNKGRMARYLANKCSIASRIDCFSENGTTVFGEKLREQVEERLDFYDKGVAPRKNIDVMKAAIESTENKDTDMETEEATTVPSAKKSKKKKSKSDAAENSELMAEDKPTVNGGASEDAKSEKKKKKEKRKLEQEQAVENSNGTNGVEAEEDGISTKKKKKKSKDQDGEDLQDASDMKKKRKKKSKGEE; translated from the exons ATGGCTCTGTATTTGCTATACGAGACTTCATCAGGATACAGTCTTTTCCAAGCCAGCGGTATTGATGAAATCGGACAAAACACCGAGGCTGTTAGGAACTCTGTTTCGGACCTTAACCGGTTTGGTAAGGTAGTGCAGCTCACTGCTTTTCACCCGTTCGATTCTGCTCTTGATGCTCTCAACCAGATTAACTCTGTTTCTGAAG GTATCATGACTGATGAATTGAGAAACTTTTTGGAGCTTAATCTCCCAAAAGTCAAGGAaggaaagaaggcaaagtttaGTTTGGGAGTTGCTGAGCCAAAGATCGGGTCTCATATCTTTGAGGTGACAAAAATTCCTTGCCAAAGTAATGACTTTGTTCATGAGCTTCTTCGCGGTGTAAGATTACATTTTGAAAGGTTTATCAAGGACTTGAAG CCTGGTGACTTGGAGAAAGCCCAACTTGGTCTGGGACACAGTTACAGCAGAGCAAAAGTGAAGTTCAATGTAAACCGAGTTGACAATATGGTTATTCAAGCAATTTTCCTTCTTGATACTCTTGATAAGGATGTCAATTCATTTGCAATGAGAGTCAg AGAATGGTATTCTTGGCATTTCCCCGAATTAGCGAAGATCGTCAATGACAACTATCTCTATGCCAAACTTGCAAAGTTCATTGATGACAAGTCCAAGTTGTCTGAAGATAAACTCCCAGAACTAACTGACTTACTTGGAGATGAAGATAAAGCAAAGGAGGTTGTAGAAGCTGCCAAAGCATCAATGG GGCAAGACTTGTCCCCCATTGACTTGATTAATGTCCAGCAATTTGCTCAGAGGGTAATGGACCTCTCTGAGTACAGGAAGAAGCTCCATGAATATCTAATTACAAAAATGAATGATATTGCTCCCAATTTGGCTTCCTTGATTGGTGAAATGGTCGGGGCTCGTTTGATTTCTCATGCTGGAAGTCTCACAAATCTGGCCAAGTGCCCTTCTTCCACCCTTCAGATCCTTGGTGCTGAGAAGGCACTCTTCAG GGCACTTAAAACTCGTGGAAACACACCAAAATATGGTTTGATTTTCCATTCATCTTTTATTGGTCGCGCATCTGCTCGCAACAAGGGACGCATGGCTCGCTATCTTGCAAACAAGTGTTCTATTGCATCTCGCATTGATTGTTTTTCTg AGAACGGGACAACTGTTTTTGGGGAGAAACTAAGAGAACAAGTTGAGGAGAGATTGGATTTCTATGACAAGGGTGTTGCACCTCGTAAAAACATTGATGTGATGAAAGCTGCAATTGAAAGTACTGAAAATAAAG ATACTGATATGGAAACTGAGGAAGCAACTACTGTTCCTTCTgcaaagaaaagcaagaaaaagaaatcaaaatctgATGCTGCAGAGAATAGTGAGCTTATGGCTGAAGACAAGCCAACAGTAAATGGAGGTGCTTCAGAGGATGCTAaatcggagaagaagaagaaaaaggagaagagaaaattGGAGCAGGAGCAGGCTGTTGAGAACTCAAATGGTACTAACGGGGTTGAAGCTGAGGAGGATGGTATTTccacaaagaagaaaaagaagaagagtaagGATCAAGATGGAGAGGATCTGCAAGATGCCAGtgacatgaaaaagaaaaggaagaagaagtcAAAAGGTGAAGAGTAG